CGGCGCTCTCGCCGAAGAACCTCTATTGCATTCACGTGCTGTATGATGGTTTCTCTTCTCGAAAGAATATCAGCACACAATACATCTCCTTCTGTCCGCTGAGAGACCCTCAAATTTTTTAAGGCTAACGCCAGAAGCTGAGAAAATGCCTCTACATCAATATTCAGAGGCATCGCATGATCTTGAAAAATATCTTTCCGTAAAAGAATATCAACTGCTAATCGCTGCCGTAGTGACTCATTCCATAACCCCTTTGGAGAGAGGACCTTCTCAGCGGCCGCAAAGAATCCATTAAATCGCGCACCAGATACAGAAATGCCCCGATCATCGACTCCATCAATTATCTCGCCCGAATCATCATCTTTCGTGGCACTAAAAAAAATCTCTATTCTTCCCCGACCGCAACACTCTGACGCTTGTTTTCGAGCAAGAAGCTCGAGACTGCCGTACTCTCGAGGAAACCGAGTGACAATATCAAGGTATCTTCCATTCACTCCTTTAACCTCACACTGCATGCTAATGCCATCCTTCGTCAGCTGTGCAGCACCATAACCTGTCATACTATGACATTGAGTCTCCATCTCTCTTGCTCCGACACTCATTACGTTCGTTCTCTCACTATAGATTTGAAAGAAATGCTGATAATTTTTCCCTAGTAATAGGAACTGTTCCAACCTCTGAAACGACGATACCAGCTGCGATATTCGCTAGAGAACCAGCAAGATCCACAGGAGTACCAGACCCTAAAAGCGCAGCAAACACCGCCGTAACCGTATCTCCAGCACCCGAAACATCATAAACGGATTTGGCCACCGTCTCTAGGAATAACCCCTGGGGATATTCATCGCTAACAAGAACAAGCCCTCCTTCTCCAAGGGTAACCATCATCATTTCTGATGACCACTGCTCCATTAGCATTTTCGCTGCATTGAGTGCATCAGCGTTGTTCCGAATATCAATCCCTGTTGCACGCTCTGCCTCCGCGCGATTAGGCTTTGCTATCGTGATGTTCTTATACGCTTTGAAATTTGCTGGGTGAGGATCGACCACGATAGGGCATGTAATCTTGCCAGATGTCTTTAATGTCGAGAGAAGATCAAACACTTCAGGCATTATGGTTCCCTTTCCATAGTCTGAAATAATAATGACGTCTGGAGCACCAATGTTCTTTTCGAGTAGAGAGAGAAATGCGCTTACTCTCGCATCGCTTGACTCGGGAAGCACTTCTTTATCGATACGTACAACTTGTTGGGAATGAGCTATTACTCGAGTTTTTACAATACTTGGATAGCGTTGATCTATAAAGATACTCTGAGGTGATATCCCTTCAGAACCGAGCAAACGCTCCAAGGACCTTCCTTCTTCATCCTCACCAATGACACTACACAGGGATAATTCCGCTCCAAGCTTTCTCAAGTTGACGGCTGCGTTTCCTGCACATCCTAAGCGGTCTTCTACCCGATTAATATGCACAACTGGCACTGGAGCCTCAGGTGATATCCTACTTACATCACCCCATACATAACGATCAAGGACAAGATCGCCTATCACGCAAACACGAACAGACTGAATTCTGTCTAATGCACTTCGATATTGATCCGCAGTAAAATTAGTAGACATGAAGAAGCCCTTTCCCTTTTCGGCGACACTCATACGGAGCGGCAACAAGGACAGAGTAACCCGTTAGAACTTTACCAGGCAAGCTATCTTAATACTTGAAGAACTTCTTCCCGCACCTCATTCGGAGATATCAGCCGCATACACGCATTTTTTAAGCCCGGACAGACCCGTCGATGGCAAGGTCTACAGGGAACGTATGAAGTAAGAATTCTGTGCTCAGAGCCAAACGGCGCAACGCGTCGAGCATCAGTCGGACCAAACAATCCTACATAAGGAGTCTCCATGAGACTAGCAAGATGTCCAACTCCAGTATCAGGCCCAGCAGACGCCGAACTCAGTGACAAAATCCCCGCTAGCTCAGTGAGAGTAGTTGCTCCTGCAAGATTAACTACCCTTTTCGTATTGTGAGATTGCAATCTTTCACCAAGCTCTTTTTGGCTTGAATCTCCAACGAGCACGACACAGAGTTCGTCCTCCTCCAAAAGATGCCTAATTAACTGTGAATACCCTGATGAAGGCCAGTCCTTTGATTCCCAAGATGAACCGAGCGCAAGAGTAATCAGCGAACGGTTGCTCTTAGAGACCTCAGCAAATAGCTCCTGAGTATTGTCGTCAAGCCTTGAGAGTAGCCGCTCCACAGCGGTAAGAGCTATTTTTTTATCAATTGCAAAACGAGGGCTCCTACTCTCGGGAGATTCGTTCAAGAGATGCTCAACAAACGCCTTATAGTGAAACACCTTTGAACGATGAAAATCACACTCTTGAATATATTCTGTTTGAAACAACCAGTTACCCTCTTTCGCATCTTTCCGAGCGAATCCCACCCTCTTTTTGGCTCCGCTGAGTCGGGTAAAACATCCACTTTTAAAGTGCCGCTGCAGATCTATCGCGCAATAAAATGGCTCAACTTCCCGTAGTTCACTAATGAGCCGATCAATACCCCAACGTTTATCTCGCCGGTGATACTCAAGGAGGTGGTCCACCGCTGGACAGAGCTGCACGACTTCACTCCACCGATCCTCCACAAGCCAAGTAATGTGAAGATCTGAGCGAGATTCCTTCAGGAGGGTTGGAACTACAATTCCACGAGCCACATCTCCAAGTGACCCCGTCAGCACGATTAGCACCCGAGCTCTGCTCGGAAGGAGGTCACTAGCTCCGCTCGGAAGGGGATCACGAGCTCTGCTCGGAAGGGGATCACTAGCTCCGTTCGAAGGAATATTACGAACGCCTGTGACCTTTGTCTCATCACCGGCCTTCATGACGGCTCCCCTACCCCTTCGGTATTCTCACTTCGAGCTTCAACCTTTCGTCTAAGCAATGCACAAAAAATTTCTGACAAAATTTCAGGGAGCTCATGTTTAATGACAGCCCTTCGCCATCTTCTAATATACCGCTCGCGAAGCATCCTCTCATCTTGATTGAGGACCACTGCGTGATCAAAGTCGATCAGAAAAACGTCTCCGGTTGAAGAAACCACTACATTTCCTGGATGAAGGTCGATATGAAGAATTCCTGCTGCTATAAGCTTTTCAATCTGCTCAACCACAACACGCAAGTACTGTTCAAGCGGCTCTGATAGCTCTCCGCTCTTTTCCTCATTCACGGCGATAGTTGCCAGAGTTCTATGTGTAGGCAAAGCTTCCATAATTAACCACTCACGACGAAACATACCTCGTGTAGTGATCGTTCCTACTGGCGTAGGCACTGATACCCCCAGAGAACGAGCTGTCAACAAGGCTCTCAGTTCTCTTTCTGAACGTTCTTCTCCCCATCCCAAGAAAATATCCTTTGGAAGCACTCTCCGAAGAACTCCGCCACGCTGATAAGATTTCAAGACAAACGAGTCATCTCCCTCGCTGACAAAAGGAATGATAGTCGCACGACCCCCTAGCTTTTCCGATACTGGGCCAGAGGGCTGAGTTGATGCCGCAATCAAAGTCTCTAACAGACTTTGTGATGAAGACGTTGTTAGAAGTCGGACCTGCCTGTCAGCCATCTGAAAGCAGCACAACTCAAATTTTTCTGTGCCATCTCCTAGCAGAGAAACGGAAGAACACTGCGTTGAGGAAACGGAAGCGATTGGAGTGACCGGCTTTTTCAAAGAAGTTGTCATGATGCTTCCCTGCCAATCCCAACGAACTCTGAGGTGTGCTGATTTATCTCGTCAAACTTAGCTCCTGCATGATTCGTCTCTTTGGAAAGACTCTCTCGTAATAGGAACAATACTTCTTCTGGTGAAACTCCTCGCATACAGTGCTCGGTGCCAGTTGGACACTCCATACTTCCATGCCTTCGACATGGCTTGCACCACAGACCGCTTTTTTCTACAACTTGCGCTCTCGGATTATTCCACGGTCCAAAGCCAAACTCTGGTGAAGTAGCGCAAAAGATAGCGACAGTGGGCACCTGGGCTGCGGATGCGACGTGAAGCGCGAATGAGTCATTACACACGACGCCATCTGCACGAAAAACCAGTGAAGCAAACTCCCGTAAGGACAACTCACCTGCTGTATTTACGATATCTTCCGAACCATCGCGAATCTTCTCACATAACTCAAATTCAGCCTTATTCCCGGTCAATACAACTTGATATCCCTCTGCTGCCAGTTGATGAGCAACTTTTCGATAATTTGTCCAGTGCCACTGCTTCGTCTTCCATGCACTGCCAGGCATGATAAGAACCTTCTTCACTACGCGCTGTCTTTCTTCCGAACATGAGTCACTAAATCCAGTCAGCGTCATAGGCCTCTGATACAAGGACTCCTTACCTCTATGAACCACCCACTCGGACTCCAGAATGGAGAGAAATCGCTCCACCGCATGACGACCAGATCGTTCTATACATCGAGTATAGAGTGAGCGCGCCTTTGAGTCGCAGAAACCAATCCTCTCGGGAATACCGGCGAAGAAGAGCAAAAGCGAGGTTCGAACTGAACGGTGTAGGCTGTAGACTTTTTGGTATTTGTTTCCTCTCAAAGCGGAAAGTGTTGAGCCAAAGGAGCTCATGCCAAGAAAACCTTTTCTCTTTTCAAAGGCATGTACTGTTCCAAATCGGGAATCACCCTCTAGCAATTCGGCACCGGCTGGAGTCGTCAAAAGATCAATCTGACTGTCTGGATGGAGTTCCTGAACCGCATCAAATACGGGAGTCGATAATACGATATCACCCAAAAATGCGGTTTGAACGATTAGAATGTTTTCTTTCACCACCTATCCTTGCCAGGAGCCTGTTCCTAAGAGCTCAAGATTTTTATCGACCCACTGAAGCTCTTGAGACAGCCCATCAAAGACCGAAACTTTTGGAGCATATCCTAACTCGTCTCGAGCTTTATCAGTATTGGCACTCGTATGCCTTGCATCTCCTGCTTGCTTATCAACTCGATTAACCTTAAGTGGCTTGCCGATGAGAGATTCGAGATGGGTCAGCACTTGATTTATGGTAACAACCTCTCCACCACCCACATTATAGAAGGATCCCTTTCCGCCACTCTGCGCCGCAAGGAGATTGGCATCTACAATGTCTGATATAAAAGTAAAATCTCTGGACTGCTCTCCATCCCCGTATAGCGTTATCTCTTGATCAAGGAGTGCAGCTTTACAGAAACGATGAAATGCCATATCCGGACGCTGTTTCGGACCAAATACCGTAAAATATCTCAAGGATACGGTATGAACATTGAACTGCGAAGCATAAAGACGACACAAATGCTCGGCTGCCAGCTTTGTTACTCCGTAAGGGCTGACAGGAACTGGCGCTACCTGTTCGCTCGTCGGAAAACTCTCAGCATCGCCGTACACCGATGAACTTGATGCATAAATGAACTTACTTGGATAACCACTGACACGAAGTGATTCAAGAAGTCGTTGGGTTGCAAGAATATTATTCAGGGTATAGGTATCAAAATACTCACCCCAACTTGCTCTTACACCAGCTTGAGCTGCTTGATGGAAAATCCATTCAAATTCTCCAAGTTCAGAAAATAAACCCTCCGAAAGCAAATCTTTCTCCAGAAAATGAAAGCTTTTACTTTCACAAAGGGGTGCGATATTTCTCTCCTTGATCTCTCGAGGATAGTACGGCAAGAAACTATCTATCCCTACGACTACATGTCCTTGAGCAAGAAGCTTCTCTGCTATTGAAGAGCCAATAAACCCAGCCACTCCGGTAATGAGACAACGCATACGTGACCTTTTCATAATTGAGAGCGAGCCAAAGGCACAACCTCTACCCTTGACAGTTCTCTTTCGCAATTCGTGTACTCTTAGCGTAGCGAGAGTATACGAAATTGCAAGGGTTTACCCTGAAAATTCAATATTCTATCCTAGGTTTTGCGAGGAATTATTCGCTTGTGAAACTGAATGCATGTCGGTCGAGCGAGTTATCCACCATTTTTCTAAAATGCCTCTCCTCTACCAACCGTCGCTTTGCTCGTTCTTCATTCTGTTGCTTCGCTTTCAACGCTTGATTCGAAAGAGAATCTTCAATTTCAGTTGGCATAGCATAAAACGTTCTTTTTTTGCCAAGGTCGATGTTTTCGAATTCATTACCCTGACTAGAGCTCGATTTATCAGATTCCTCGTTTAAATAGGCAATTTTTATCTGCAACTCGACATGAGAATTCGGATTCTCTAGAAACCAGTTAGTCATCGACTCCACACTTCGCCATTCTTGCTGAGCCTGATTCTGTTGTTGGAATTCGCCAATCTCAGTTCCCCTCCGTAGCAACGTCGCGCTCAGGAGCCTCTGATTAAAGTCCTCGATAGTCATGCTTTCCAACCCATTTGACTCCAATTGATGAGTGCTAGACTTCTTTTTGAAGCTTCGCTCACTGTGCACATGGGGATTATTAAAATAGACTCTGCCGTCTTCAACATGTGAAAACTCACAGAAATGTCTCGCGTGAGCACCGCTGGCTGCATAAGAGAGCTCAATGCAGGCTCCATCCTTACTTTGTGCAAGCTCTCGCAGAATATCAGCTGAATCCCGCTTTCCCCCAAGATCATTCGTGGTGGATAAAAACTCAACACCACAGCCAAACATTTTTTCCATGGAATATAACCAACCATCTCTGGACATCCCGGAAAAACTCCCCACTGGACGATTCTCTTGATCAAACAGGTAGGTAACTCCTGATTGATCATCGTAAGTGAAGCGCATTCTTGGGTCAGCTATTTCAAGCCCCTCACATGAAAGCTGCATAATAGAGGCCCGAAATACACACTCGGCAATATCAGCACCTTCGAATTTTCCTTTATCAGCTTCATGCCGAATCCCGCCCTCATTGAGATATATTCGACGAGCAGCATCACCACCAAAATCGTGTCGCCCATCCATTACAAGATTTGTCATAAGCTCAGCGTATGCACCGATTCCTTCCTTCGCTATGAACAGCTTTCCGGCAGCAGTAGCCGTGCATGTGGCCATCTGTCCTTGTCGTAATTCTTTTGCACCATCAGCTACGGAAGCAAGAACAGAAGATATGATTTCTTCACGGCTTAACCTCTGAGCTGCAACACAAGAACTTGATGAACAGAGCTTATTTACTGCCTGAGCAAGCCTTTGAATGTCATCTTGTTGAGTTGAATCTGTATTCTCTAAAATCGAGAGAAGTTTCTCTTTATGCTTCGCGCTAAGCGCAGCGTCCTCAATGGCATCCTTTGCCATTGAAACGGCGGTCTCAAAGGTCAGCTCTCGCGCAAACTCAGACCGAAGCTCGGGGCTGATTGACACGTTCTCCAGACCCTCTGAACCCTCAGTCTCGGTGCCTGGTTGAAGTATTGTGTATGCCAAGTGGTCCTCTCATTTCAATTAACCGTATAACTGATATGAAGAGGAAAGTTCCAGTGTTACCTATCACTTACCAATTAACTGGAGCTATGATAAGAGAGATGCCACCGGTAGTTGAGCTTCTGACTGATGTTCATAGTAAAAATAGAGACATTCTAGTCTGTTAGAGAGGAACACGGCCCACTCATGATAATCCACTCTTCCTAGAAATTCGTACAAAAAGAGGAAACTTTTTTGGCAGTAAACCGAACAATTCAGTGAAAGTAAATCTACGAACAATCGAACTTCAACCGACTATGATCACCCTCAGAGCCACTTCTACCTACTTCCGATTTTTGAGTTCAAGATTGAGGTATTTTGCCAGTCGATCAGCGGTTTTCAGTTTTATATCACGCTCACCAGTGAGAAATCGGCGCAACACAGCATGGTCAACGCCAGAACCAACGGCGATGCTATACTTCGTTTGCTTCCCCGATTGAATCACTCGGTTAATTTCTTCTGCTAAGCTGCTACTTAAACTCATCTATCCCAAACCACAAAATCGTTCTTAGAGTGTAGCGCATCGAGTACATGATCACGATATTGGTCGAATGACCAATATCAGTACACTCTTTTGCGAACATGCAGAAGCAAAGAAGCGTGTTTTCTTGATAAGAAGACTCAAGAATTCACTTGAGAAATTTTTTAAGGCAGAGTCATAATGCTCACATCGGTCATATGACCAATAATGCTATCAAGATTTCTTTTCCAAGTGCGAATAGGTGTGTCATTGAAGGAAGACAAGAATCATGCAGCAACACAGTCAACTTACCACTCGACTTGCAAAACTCCTCGCCGAGAGTGAGTCTGCTCTCAAAACCATCTCTCACAGTACTAGCACCTCTTCGACACCG
Above is a window of bacterium DNA encoding:
- a CDS encoding DUF1732 domain-containing protein, with protein sequence MSVGAREMETQCHSMTGYGAAQLTKDGISMQCEVKGVNGRYLDIVTRFPREYGSLELLARKQASECCGRGRIEIFFSATKDDDSGEIIDGVDDRGISVSGARFNGFFAAAEKVLSPKGLWNESLRQRLAVDILLRKDIFQDHAMPLNIDVEAFSQLLALALKNLRVSQRTEGDVLCADILSRRETIIQHVNAIEVLRRERRAQREAEMAEKFKEFLKEESLTAERIVAEVALLMEKIDVEEEIVRLRAHLGRFDSVLMEALCGKKLDFLLQECLRETNTIASKIQDADAQSFTIEIKSEIERIKEQVQNLE
- a CDS encoding D-glycero-beta-D-manno-heptose-7-phosphate kinase; amino-acid sequence: MSVAEKGKGFFMSTNFTADQYRSALDRIQSVRVCVIGDLVLDRYVWGDVSRISPEAPVPVVHINRVEDRLGCAGNAAVNLRKLGAELSLCSVIGEDEEGRSLERLLGSEGISPQSIFIDQRYPSIVKTRVIAHSQQVVRIDKEVLPESSDARVSAFLSLLEKNIGAPDVIIISDYGKGTIMPEVFDLLSTLKTSGKITCPIVVDPHPANFKAYKNITIAKPNRAEAERATGIDIRNNADALNAAKMLMEQWSSEMMMVTLGEGGLVLVSDEYPQGLFLETVAKSVYDVSGAGDTVTAVFAALLGSGTPVDLAGSLANIAAGIVVSEVGTVPITREKLSAFLSNL
- a CDS encoding glycosyltransferase family 9 protein, encoding MKAGDETKVTGVRNIPSNGASDPLPSRARDPLPSGASDLLPSRARVLIVLTGSLGDVARGIVVPTLLKESRSDLHITWLVEDRWSEVVQLCPAVDHLLEYHRRDKRWGIDRLISELREVEPFYCAIDLQRHFKSGCFTRLSGAKKRVGFARKDAKEGNWLFQTEYIQECDFHRSKVFHYKAFVEHLLNESPESRSPRFAIDKKIALTAVERLLSRLDDNTQELFAEVSKSNRSLITLALGSSWESKDWPSSGYSQLIRHLLEEDELCVVLVGDSSQKELGERLQSHNTKRVVNLAGATTLTELAGILSLSSASAGPDTGVGHLASLMETPYVGLFGPTDARRVAPFGSEHRILTSYVPCRPCHRRVCPGLKNACMRLISPNEVREEVLQVLR
- the waaF gene encoding lipopolysaccharide heptosyltransferase II — its product is MVKENILIVQTAFLGDIVLSTPVFDAVQELHPDSQIDLLTTPAGAELLEGDSRFGTVHAFEKRKGFLGMSSFGSTLSALRGNKYQKVYSLHRSVRTSLLLFFAGIPERIGFCDSKARSLYTRCIERSGRHAVERFLSILESEWVVHRGKESLYQRPMTLTGFSDSCSEERQRVVKKVLIMPGSAWKTKQWHWTNYRKVAHQLAAEGYQVVLTGNKAEFELCEKIRDGSEDIVNTAGELSLREFASLVFRADGVVCNDSFALHVASAAQVPTVAIFCATSPEFGFGPWNNPRAQVVEKSGLWCKPCRRHGSMECPTGTEHCMRGVSPEEVLFLLRESLSKETNHAGAKFDEINQHTSEFVGIGREAS
- a CDS encoding NAD-dependent epimerase/dehydratase family protein, with product MRCLITGVAGFIGSSIAEKLLAQGHVVVGIDSFLPYYPREIKERNIAPLCESKSFHFLEKDLLSEGLFSELGEFEWIFHQAAQAGVRASWGEYFDTYTLNNILATQRLLESLRVSGYPSKFIYASSSSVYGDAESFPTSEQVAPVPVSPYGVTKLAAEHLCRLYASQFNVHTVSLRYFTVFGPKQRPDMAFHRFCKAALLDQEITLYGDGEQSRDFTFISDIVDANLLAAQSGGKGSFYNVGGGEVVTINQVLTHLESLIGKPLKVNRVDKQAGDARHTSANTDKARDELGYAPKVSVFDGLSQELQWVDKNLELLGTGSWQG